Part of the Acidimicrobiia bacterium genome, TTGTGTTCGTACACAGAATGATGATCTCTGCTCCTGACTCCTCAAGCCGGGCCGCGTCCATGGCAAGTCGCTTTCCGGCCGCCCCCCATCCCCCCGTGTCTTGAAGCTCATGAATCTCGGCGAAATTGTATGAGCGAATGATCAGACTGGCCGAGGCCGATCCACCGAGCCGGGCTCGAACGTACTCGTTGATCGTCCGCTCATATTCGATGGACGACTCCCAACTCATCCCACCCAATAGGCCGATGGTCTTCATACGAGGTCTCTCAACATTCTCCGCATCACCTTGGCGGACGCGGTTCTCGGCATGGCTTCAACGAGTCGCACCTCGGCGATCTTGAACAACGGGTTGAGACGGTTCCGGATGGCATCCTGCATCTGGACAAGAAGCACATCGGCATCTCCCCCCGGCGCAACCACAAAAACCACCAATCGATCGGGTCCACCGTCGCCTGGGGGGACCCCGACGGCGGCGCTTTCGATAACGCCTTCGATCGCGTTCACCGTTCGTTCTATTTCGGCTGAGCTGACCTTTATCCCGCCAAGATTCATCGTGTCGTCCGACCGTCCCATCGCCCGGTAATGACCCGAAGGGAGACGGCGAAGCTGATCGCCATGCCTCCGCAGCGGCACGTTCGCCGCGGGAACTCCGTCGTAATAAACGGTCCGGTGATCACGATTCAGGAGAACGGTGGAGAGTCCGATCGAGGGTGGCACGATGAACACCTCCCCCTCATCAGGCGACTCGTGCCCGGAATCAAACAGTCGAATGTCCAGCCCGGCGCACGGAGTCGTAAACGTCGAAGCATCGAAGGACTCAATTACGGTGCTCGACAAGTATCCGCCCCCGATCTCGGTTCCGCCGCAGTATTCGATGACCGGGGCGTTCGTCAACCTCATAAGCCACTTCATATCGTCGGGAGTAGAAGCCTCACCGGTGGATGTCATGACCCGAACGGAGGACCAGTCGAGTTCTTGGACGCCAGGCTCGGCCCGCCAGGCTTTGACCAGGGCCGGTACGACGCCCAATACGGTGACGTTGGCTTTGGTCACGAAGCGGCAGAACTCCAGGGAGTTGGGCAACTGACTCGAGAGTGCGATGGTTGCCCTATTGAGAAGTGCTGCGTAGATGAGCCATGGACCCATCATCCAGCCGAGGTTGGTCGGCCAGGCCACAACATCGCCCGCCTTGATGTCCTGATGGATGTATCCGTCGGTTGCCGCTTTGATGGGCGGCGACTGATCCCAGGGAATGACTTTGGGGTCGCCCGTCGTACCCGAACTGAACAGAAGGTTCGTATACCCCTCAACCGGGCGAATGATCGGCTCTTCCATGGGTTTTCCGTCCAGGAGTGCAGTCCAGGTCGAGTCTGCGTCCCGCAAGCGCAAGCCAGCCCCAGTCTCAACAACAATGCACCGGGCTGCGCCAGCGTCGACCACTTTCTGGTACATCGGAAACTGTTGTTCACCCCGGATGACCACATCCTGGGTGATGACCGTATCGCAGTCGGCCAGCTTCAACCGATTACGAATCTCCGGAGCCGCAAAGCTATCGGCCACCGACACCACCGTGCCTCCCGCCCACACGACCGCCAGGTAACCGATTACCGACTCAACCGTCATCGGCATGGCCATGGCGACCCGAACACCGTCGCCGACGCCGAGTCGGGCCAGGCCTCCTGCGCAGGCTTGTACCTTGGCTCGAAGTGATTCAACGGTCAGGTACTGGAGTCCCGACTCCGTCTCATAAATGACAGCCACAGACTCAGCCCTGGCCCGGAAACAGGAAGCAGCGATATTGAGCTGGGCTCCCGGTAACCAGCGAGTGTCCTGCGGACTGCCCTCCGAGAGCACCCGCGGAGGCACTGTGAAAGAAATCCCCAATCGAGCGATCATCATCTGCCAAAACTCGTCACGATGCTCACACGTCCAGCGATGGAAGTCCTTGACGGTCTCAGCTTCAACCTCAGCCATCAGAGCAGTGAGGTTGGCGGC contains:
- a CDS encoding AMP-binding protein, encoding AANLTALMAEVEAETVKDFHRWTCEHRDEFWQMMIARLGISFTVPPRVLSEGSPQDTRWLPGAQLNIAASCFRARAESVAVIYETESGLQYLTVESLRAKVQACAGGLARLGVGDGVRVAMAMPMTVESVIGYLAVVWAGGTVVSVADSFAAPEIRNRLKLADCDTVITQDVVIRGEQQFPMYQKVVDAGAARCIVVETGAGLRLRDADSTWTALLDGKPMEEPIIRPVEGYTNLLFSSGTTGDPKVIPWDQSPPIKAATDGYIHQDIKAGDVVAWPTNLGWMMGPWLIYAALLNRATIALSSQLPNSLEFCRFVTKANVTVLGVVPALVKAWRAEPGVQELDWSSVRVMTSTGEASTPDDMKWLMRLTNAPVIEYCGGTEIGGGYLSSTVIESFDASTFTTPCAGLDIRLFDSGHESPDEGEVFIVPPSIGLSTVLLNRDHRTVYYDGVPAANVPLRRHGDQLRRLPSGHYRAMGRSDDTMNLGGIKVSSAEIERTVNAIEGVIESAAVGVPPGDGGPDRLVVFVVAPGGDADVLLVQMQDAIRNRLNPLFKIAEVRLVEAMPRTASAKVMRRMLRDLV